The following proteins are encoded in a genomic region of Xenopus laevis strain J_2021 chromosome 3L, Xenopus_laevis_v10.1, whole genome shotgun sequence:
- the LOC121401309 gene encoding olfactory receptor 1496-like, giving the protein MSYDRYLAICNPLCYFSIMSHTFCVKLILMSWLLALSLTPVTVITAATQEFCNQNTINHFFCDYFPLLELSCSDTSLARILIITLSFPMLLIPFMVITGSYICIAHEILKITSNIGRQKAFSTCSSHLAVVSIFYGSLIVTYVVPTRNQSQTIGKLLSLLYTVVTPFINPIIYSLRSTDMKKAIGNIIQ; this is encoded by the coding sequence atgtcctatgacagatatctggccatctgTAATCCTCTGTGTTATTTTTCAATAATGAGTCACACATTTTGTGTTAAATTAATTCTCATGTCATGGCTACTTGCCCTTAGCTTAACACCAGTTACTGTGATTACTGCAGCTACACAAGAGTTCTGCAACCAAAATACCAtcaaccatttcttctgtgattatTTTCCTCTTCTGGAACTTTCCTGCTCAGACACCTCATTAGCACGAATATTGATAATCACATTATCTTTCCCTATGTTACTTATCCCCTTCATGGTCATCactggatcctatatctgtattgccCATGAAATCCTAAAGATAACGTCCAATattgggagacaaaaagccttctccacctgcagctcccacttggctgtggtctccatattttatgggagtCTCATTGTTACTTATGTGGTTCCCACAAGAAACCAGTCACAGACCATTGGAAAACTTCTTTCTCTTTTATACACAGTAGTGACTCCTTTTATTAACCCAATCATTTACAGCTTGAGAAGTACAGATATGAAAAAAGCTATTGgaaatattatacaataa